From the Niveibacterium microcysteis genome, the window GATGGATGCGAGGTCCGACGCACCGGGCGCGAACGATGATGCCTCCGGCGTTGCTGCGGTGATTGCCATAGCGTGCGCGATGGCGGATCAGTCCACCCGTGCGACGATCGTGTTCGCCGCCGTGGCCGGCGAAGAGCAGGGCCTTCTCGGTGCCGACCGGCTCGCGCGCGACGCGGCTGCCGAGCACACCCGCATCGAGGGCATGATCACCAACGACATCATCGGTAGTTCGCTCGGTGACGACGGCGTGCGCCGCGCCGATACGGTGCGACTGTTCGCCGACGGCCTGACGCCAATGCTCAAGACGGTGTTGGCTAACGAGCGCAACCAGCCGGGTGAAGACAGCTTCGCAAAGCAGGCACGCGAGCAACTGCTGCAGATCGCCCGCATCGGCGGCGAGCACGACACGCCCACGCACCAGTTCGCCCGTGCCGTGAAGCGGGCGGCCGAGCAGTGGCAGCCGGGCTTCAAGGTGCAGCTCGTCGCGCGACGCGACCGCTTCCTGCGCGGGGGTGACCACCTGCCCTTCCTCGAGCGCGGCTTCCCCGCGCTGCGCTTCACCGAGCCGGTTGAAGACTTCCGGCACCAGCACCAGGACTTGCGTGAGTCCGATGGCCATCGATACGGCGACTTGCCGGACTATGTCGACTTCGACTACGTCGCGCGGGTTGCCCGGGCCAATGCGGCCGCGCTGGCCAGCCTGGCGCGCGCACCCGCAGCACCCGCGCGTGTCGTGCTCGATACGCAGTCACTGAGCAACGACACACGGCTGACCTGGGAGGCGAGCCCGGAGCAGAACGTAGCGGGTTATCGGGTGGTATGGCGCGAGACCACCTCGCCGGTCTGGCAGCATCAGCACGACGCCGGCAAGGCGCGCGAACTGACGCTCAAGGGCATATCGAAGGACGACTACCTCTTCGGCGTGATTGCGCTCGACGCAGAGGGCAACGAGAGCGCAGCGCGCTTTGCCGGCATTGCCCAGTGACGCCGCATCGCGCGTGATGCGCGTCACGCGGCCGCCGGCAATAGGGAAAAATTAGGATTCCGCGAGCCAAGATTTAGGAACGGCGTGGGCGCCGCCTTTCTATTCTCCAGTCATCCGATGCGCAGGCATCGGCTTACCCCAAGACAGCAGCTGGAGAACATCATGCAACACCCCCGTCACGACATTTACGCCTTCATCCACAAAGGGCTGCGTGCCTTCATGGCGCATACGCTGGTCCGCGTCGGCCGGCTCGATGCGCACGACAGTGCCGACATCGCTGTAGTCAGCGAAGAAGTGCGTGCGCTGCTCGATATCTGCGAGCACCATCTTGAGAACGAAAACCGCCATGTTCACCCGGCGATGGAAGCGCGCCAGCCCGGCTCGTGCGCCGACGTCGCCGCGGAGCACGAGGCGCACGCCCTCGAGATCGCACAACTACGCTGGCTGCTCGAACGGGTGCCGGGCAATGACGAGGCAGCGCAAGGTCTCTACCGCCGCCTGTCCGATTTCGTCGGCCACAACTTCGAGCACATGGGCAAGGAAGAGCGCGAGCACAACGCCGTGCTGTGGGCGCACTACAGCGACGACGAGATCCGCGCAATCGAGCACGCCATCGTGTCGGGCGAAGCCCCGGATCGCCTGCAACTTGCGATGCGCTGGATGCTGCCGCACATGACGCCGAACGAGCGCGCCGGCATGCTGGGCGGAATGCGGCGCACCGCACCGGCGGAAGTCTTCGACGGCGTACTCAACCTGATCCGCCCGCTGCTCGGCGGCCGCGACTGGCGCAAGCTCACGCTCGCGCTGGGCATTTAAGGAGGCGACCATGACCCGACAGGCACAACGCTGGGTATTGCTCGCCCTGCTCTATTTCGTCGTCGCGGTTGCGCTCGGCGTCGGTATGGCGGCGAGCCACGACTTCCGCCTGCGCCCGATCCATGTGCACCTCAATCTGCTCGGCTGGGTGTCGCTCGCGCTGACCGGCTGGGTCTACACCCAGTTCCCTCGCGCGGCCGCCAATCGCGCGGCAACGCTGCACTTCTGGCTCTACAACCTCGCGCTGCCGGTGATGATGGCGGGCCTCGCCGCCCTGCTGCTGGGCACCCCAGCGGCAGAACCGGTGGTGGCCGTCAGCAGCGTGCTGGTGTTTGCATCGGTCGTGCTGTTCGCGGTGAATGTGATCAGGCATCGCTTACCGGCCGGCGCTGCGGCGGCGTGACCGGATCTGCTGGAAAAAATGAGGGGCGGCCAATGGTCGCCTCCGTTCTTTCGACGAACCTACAGGTCGCGCAGATCGAGTGGCATGTCGACCTCAAGCCGGAACAGCCCGCGCCCGGTCTTGCGCAGGCGGATGCCGGCGTTGCGTTCGTCGAGGCGCCGCTGCAGCAGGATCAGGCGGGCTTCGAGGTTGTCGCTGATCTCGGGTAGCCGCAGGTCAGGTGAAACGCGCAGTTCGCGGTTGGAGAAGTCTTCGCGGCCGGTTGCGGCACGTGTCTGCAGCAGGCACCACAGGATCGCGCCGGCGACGCCCTTGATCAGGTAGTCGCCGCCAATGAAGATGCTGTCGTTGGCTGCGTAGTGGCGGACTTCCAGCGCCTGACCGGCGAGTGGCGCGGCAGGGCGTGCTTCGCGTTCGGTGACGGCGGATTCGACCAGTGCCTGTTGTTGCAGCGCGTGGATTGCAGAGCCGAGCTGGGTCGCGAGCGCGACGAGGGCATCTTCATCGTCATAGGTGAAGCGCAGGTCTTGCGGGCTTTCGACACACAGCACACCGAGCAGGCGACCGTGCGCGAGTACGGGTACGGCGAGCTGGCTGTGCGGTTCCGGCAGGCCGGGAAACGGTATCTGCGTTTCGAGTGGCCATGGATGGGCGCAGGCGCCGTCGAGCGCGGCACGGCCGTAGCTGTACTCCATGGTCATGTGGTTGATGCGGATCGGCGTGCGGTACTGCGCCGCGACGCCGATCACGCCATCGCCGTAGGCGATTTCGGAGCCGACACCGGTCACCGGATAGCCGCGGCTTGCCACGGTGTAGAGGCGTCCACAGGCCTCCTCGGCGAACAGCAGCATCGAATGCTCGATGCCGAAGTCACTCGCGAGCGCATCGAGTGCGGCGTCGACGGCGCCGTCGAGGTCAACGCAGGCCGCGATCCGTGCGCTGGCACTGCGCATTGCGTTGAGCAGGTTGCGGCGCGGCTGCGGATTCGGCAGCACCGGGCCGGGGATGCGCTCGACACCCAGCACGCGGTAAACGTCTGCACCTTGCAAGCGGAACACGCCCACCATGCCGGAGTGCGATGCAATGCCGGCGAGCTTCGCCTTCATGTGCTGGAACAGCGCGCCTTCGGTCTCGGTGCGCAGGTAGAGCAGTTCGATGTGGAAGCTCTCGCCGCTGATCGGGTCGATCACCAGCGCTGTGCTGCGCGGGTTTGCAAGGATGTTCTCGCGCGTCTTGTTGAAGAACTGGAATGACAGCGCGACATGGCGCGGATCGACGTAATGCATCTGCGACACGTAGGTCACGTTCGGCGTGCCATCGGCACTGGCGGTGGCGAGCACCGCTGGAATCGAGCCTTCGAGGCAGCCGCGGATCGCTTCGAGCTGGATCATGGGCGCCTCGCCAGGGCTTCGCCGGCGCGCGGGCCGGGGGTTTGGCCGAACACGCCATCGGGCGTGAAACGCACCGCGAG encodes:
- a CDS encoding M20/M25/M40 family metallo-hydrolase — translated: MRRSRAIHGAALLLSAAFAAPAVADDAVIARVLERIDGRQIESDIRTLVAFGTRHTMSDTQSESRGIGAARRWIKQRLEACNAERKGRLSVRFLSHVELAGRRIDRPTEIVNVVATLPGLDPLGRERVYLVSGHYDSRASDVMDARSDAPGANDDASGVAAVIAIACAMADQSTRATIVFAAVAGEEQGLLGADRLARDAAAEHTRIEGMITNDIIGSSLGDDGVRRADTVRLFADGLTPMLKTVLANERNQPGEDSFAKQAREQLLQIARIGGEHDTPTHQFARAVKRAAEQWQPGFKVQLVARRDRFLRGGDHLPFLERGFPALRFTEPVEDFRHQHQDLRESDGHRYGDLPDYVDFDYVARVARANAAALASLARAPAAPARVVLDTQSLSNDTRLTWEASPEQNVAGYRVVWRETTSPVWQHQHDAGKARELTLKGISKDDYLFGVIALDAEGNESAARFAGIAQ
- a CDS encoding GAF domain-containing protein, with the translated sequence MIQLEAIRGCLEGSIPAVLATASADGTPNVTYVSQMHYVDPRHVALSFQFFNKTRENILANPRSTALVIDPISGESFHIELLYLRTETEGALFQHMKAKLAGIASHSGMVGVFRLQGADVYRVLGVERIPGPVLPNPQPRRNLLNAMRSASARIAACVDLDGAVDAALDALASDFGIEHSMLLFAEEACGRLYTVASRGYPVTGVGSEIAYGDGVIGVAAQYRTPIRINHMTMEYSYGRAALDGACAHPWPLETQIPFPGLPEPHSQLAVPVLAHGRLLGVLCVESPQDLRFTYDDEDALVALATQLGSAIHALQQQALVESAVTEREARPAAPLAGQALEVRHYAANDSIFIGGDYLIKGVAGAILWCLLQTRAATGREDFSNRELRVSPDLRLPEISDNLEARLILLQRRLDERNAGIRLRKTGRGLFRLEVDMPLDLRDL
- a CDS encoding hemerythrin domain-containing protein: MQHPRHDIYAFIHKGLRAFMAHTLVRVGRLDAHDSADIAVVSEEVRALLDICEHHLENENRHVHPAMEARQPGSCADVAAEHEAHALEIAQLRWLLERVPGNDEAAQGLYRRLSDFVGHNFEHMGKEEREHNAVLWAHYSDDEIRAIEHAIVSGEAPDRLQLAMRWMLPHMTPNERAGMLGGMRRTAPAEVFDGVLNLIRPLLGGRDWRKLTLALGI